The following coding sequences are from one Diabrotica virgifera virgifera chromosome 2, PGI_DIABVI_V3a window:
- the LOC114328103 gene encoding tRNA (adenine(58)-N(1))-methyltransferase non-catalytic subunit TRM6 yields the protein MDSDENTIKVGDQIIVQRQGYTKLHKLKARGRLILGSFNIEMDNIIGETYYDTFQMKNMPGNKKLYILEKVEQINSVVSSLNIEKSGADNRNIPNNADSQSLTKDDIDKLVDTELSSNNIVGQLINNSKTFSMKTGYSQEKYIKKKEKKYFEYVQIKKPSIRILVQMFYRQDTTKTLGIRIDDLSQILTYANIHPEGNHVLYDSGTSGLMSAAITNAIGPNTKGQLIHMHPGNECQKSAFIAMQFPKEQVDRCINVNLYSVLRCFYQQKESFSEKAPIDCDQSENTEGEPQAKKLKLENSIEGTTDASEEGNVQESKKSSNYSAHKRIWQIENEKACRLLEQKVDSLVITVKEHPVNIVKELLQFLHGNRHFVVFSSLKELHHDLYFYLKSRTDIINIRVCNSFMRNYQVLPNRTHPEVNMTTGGYILTGYKLSE from the exons ATGGATTCTGATGAAAATACTATAAAAGTTGGTGACCAAATTATTGTGCAAAGACAAGGATACACAAAACTACATAAACTGAAAGCTCGAGGTAGATTAATACTAGGTTCTTTCAATATAGAAATGGACAACATTATAGGAGAGACATATTATGATACCTTTCAAATGAAAAATATGCCAGGAAACAAAAAACTTTACATATTAGAGAAAGTAGAACAAATAAATTCTGTTGTAAGCAGCCTTAACATTGAAAAATCTGGGGCAGACAACAGAAATATTCCCAACAATGCTGATTCGCAGAGTCTCACAAAAGATGACATTGACAAACTTGTAGATACTGAATTAAGTTCCAACAATATAGTGGGCCAACTTATAAACAATTCCAAAACATTTTCTATGAAGACTGGCTACTCACAGgagaaatatataaagaaaaaagaaaagaaatatttcgAATATGTTCAGATTAAGAAACCTAGTATTCGGATACTTGTTCAAATGTTTTATAGACAAGATACTACAAAAACTTTGGGAATAAGAATAGATGATTTGTCACAGATATTAACATATGCAAATATTCATCCTGAAG gTAATCATGTTTTGTATGACAGTGGAACATCAGGTTTAATGAGTGCTGCAATAACTAATGCTATCGGTCCTAATACTAAGGGTCAACTTATCCATATGCATCCTGGAAATGAATGTCAAAAAAGTGCCTTCATAGCAATGCAATTTCCAAAAGAACAAGTAGATAGATGTATAAATGTGAACTTATATTCTGTTTTGAGATGCTTCTACCAACAAAAAGAAAGTTTCTCAGAAAAAGCCCCTATTGATTGTGATCAATCAGAAAACACTGAAGGTGAACCACAAGCAAAGAAACTGAAGCTAGAAAATAGTATAGAAGGTACAACAGATGCTAGCGAAGAAGGTAATGTGCAAGAATCAAAGAAAAGTTCAAATTATTCTGCACATAAAAGGATCTGGCAAATAGAAAATGAAAAAGCGTGCAGACTTCTTGAACAAAAAGTAGATTCTCTTGTTATTACAGTAAAGGAACATCCTGTAAATATTGTGAAGGAATTATTACAATTTCTACACGGTAATAGACATTTTGTAGTTTTTAGCAGTTTAAAAGAGTTACATCATGATTTATACTTTTACTTAAAAAGTCGTACAGATATAATTAATATAAGGGTCTGTAATAGTTTTATGAGAAACTATCAAGTACTGCCAAACAGGACTCACCCTGAAGTTAATATGACTACTGGTGGTTATATTTTAACAGGATACAAGTTAAGTGAAtag